The following proteins are co-located in the Streptomyces sp. DT2A-34 genome:
- a CDS encoding iron ABC transporter permease: MTVLEKAAPEAVAEAPPPRRRHTAAWLLTVGMSVALLALVPVAAGIGAYPIRVGDVLASVQHKVGLGGGESDRVAESVLWNVRFPRIVLALLIGASLGCAGALMQGVFGNPLAEPSTIGVSLGAAVGAVAALSLGLTFLGNWTLPAMAFVAGLGTVLLVYAMSRSGGRTEVVTLILMGIAVNAFAGALIGLFIFLADTAAVNQITFWQLGSLAQSTWPKVAAVLPCAVVGLVVAPLYARRLDLLALGDRPARHLGVDVERMRVALILVVALLTAAAVSVSGVIGFIGLVVPHLLRMAAGPGHRFLIPGSALGGAVVLLAADLAARTVAAPAELPLGVLTALLGSPFFFWLLRRTRRRQGGWA; encoded by the coding sequence ATGACCGTACTGGAGAAGGCCGCGCCCGAAGCCGTGGCCGAAGCGCCGCCGCCCCGCAGACGACACACCGCCGCCTGGCTGCTGACCGTCGGCATGAGCGTCGCTCTCCTCGCCCTCGTCCCGGTCGCCGCCGGGATCGGCGCCTACCCGATCCGGGTCGGGGACGTCCTCGCCTCCGTGCAGCACAAAGTCGGGCTCGGCGGCGGCGAGTCGGACCGGGTCGCCGAGTCGGTGCTGTGGAACGTCCGCTTCCCGCGGATCGTGCTCGCGCTGCTCATCGGCGCCTCGCTGGGCTGCGCCGGGGCGCTGATGCAGGGGGTGTTCGGCAATCCGCTGGCCGAGCCGAGCACCATCGGTGTCTCCCTGGGCGCGGCGGTCGGAGCGGTGGCCGCCCTCTCGCTCGGGCTGACCTTCCTCGGCAACTGGACCCTCCCCGCGATGGCCTTCGTCGCCGGTCTCGGCACGGTGCTGCTGGTGTACGCGATGTCCCGCTCGGGCGGCCGTACCGAGGTGGTGACCCTGATCCTCATGGGCATCGCGGTCAACGCCTTCGCCGGGGCGCTCATCGGCCTGTTCATCTTCCTCGCGGACACCGCCGCGGTGAACCAGATCACCTTCTGGCAGCTCGGCTCCCTCGCCCAGTCCACCTGGCCCAAGGTGGCGGCGGTCCTGCCGTGCGCGGTCGTGGGGCTGGTGGTGGCGCCGCTGTACGCGCGCCGCCTGGACCTGCTCGCGCTCGGCGACCGGCCCGCCCGGCATCTGGGGGTGGACGTGGAGCGGATGCGGGTCGCGTTGATCCTGGTCGTCGCGTTGCTCACGGCGGCCGCGGTGAGCGTTTCCGGGGTCATCGGGTTCATCGGGCTTGTCGTACCGCATCTGCTGCGCATGGCCGCGGGGCCGGGGCATCGGTTTCTCATTCCGGGCAGTGCGTTGGGTGGGGCGGTGGTGTTGCTCGCGGCGGATCTCGCTGCGCGGACCGTGGCAGCGCCCGCGGAGTTGCCGTTGGGGGTGCTTACGGCTCTGCTGGGCAGTCCGTTCTTCTTCTGGCTGCTGCGTCGGACTCGGCGGCGGCAAGGGGGGTGGGCCTAA
- a CDS encoding heme oxygenase (biliverdin-producing), which produces MDSFSTVIRTASHEQHVEAETSTFMSDLLGGRLGVDAYARYTEQLWFVYEALETGTERLASDPVTGPFIQPELFRLASLERDLAHLRGPDWRAGVSALPATRAYADRVRECAHDWPAGYIAHHYTRYLGDLSGGQIIRDKAEKTWGFARKGDGVRFYVFEEISNPAAFKRSYRELLDAVRADDLEKQRIVAECKRAFALNTAVFRALGEEFALSA; this is translated from the coding sequence ATGGACTCCTTCTCGACAGTCATCCGCACCGCTTCCCACGAGCAGCACGTGGAGGCCGAGACCTCGACGTTCATGAGCGACCTGCTCGGCGGACGGCTCGGCGTGGACGCCTACGCGCGCTACACCGAGCAGCTGTGGTTCGTGTACGAGGCGCTGGAGACCGGCACCGAGCGGCTGGCGTCGGACCCGGTGACCGGTCCGTTCATCCAGCCGGAGCTGTTCCGGCTGGCGTCACTGGAGCGGGACCTGGCGCATCTGCGGGGCCCGGACTGGCGGGCGGGAGTGTCGGCGCTGCCGGCGACGCGGGCCTACGCGGACCGCGTGCGGGAGTGCGCCCACGACTGGCCGGCCGGCTACATCGCCCACCACTACACCCGTTACCTCGGCGACCTCTCCGGCGGCCAGATCATCCGCGACAAGGCGGAGAAGACCTGGGGCTTCGCACGCAAGGGCGACGGGGTCCGGTTCTACGTCTTCGAGGAGATCTCCAACCCGGCGGCGTTCAAGCGGAGTTACCGCGAACTGCTGGACGCCGTGCGGGCGGACGACCTGGAGAAGCAGCGGATCGTGGCGGAGTGCAAGCGGGCGTTCGCGCTGAACACGGCGGTGTTCCGGGCGCTGGGCGAGGAGTTCGCGCTGAGCGCCTGA
- a CDS encoding DUF6578 domain-containing protein — MGLWHVFYADWQMECCGTPFKVGDEVSWPLLFQSADDALGGGRHDQLTQVAGPVEDLPGEEGAVRVLREESGLVVALHQHPVDVLAQEELGHLRPGDRPRLTGLLTAEFHGDPDLPETPGRVRAIQVLRQGYAEMAPGSLTREPVPGERSLRSVRECPKWFADADAGVIVTLEVPGTDSRLSHAVREARGQGLPHAGTAPGAEMTGLAPAASAELLETLSTVPEPG; from the coding sequence ATGGGGCTTTGGCATGTGTTCTACGCGGACTGGCAGATGGAGTGTTGCGGTACGCCGTTCAAGGTGGGGGACGAGGTGAGCTGGCCGCTGCTGTTCCAGTCCGCCGACGACGCCCTCGGCGGCGGCCGGCACGACCAGCTCACCCAGGTCGCCGGTCCCGTGGAGGACCTGCCGGGGGAGGAGGGCGCGGTGCGGGTGCTGCGGGAGGAGAGCGGGCTCGTGGTGGCCCTGCACCAGCATCCGGTGGACGTCCTCGCGCAGGAGGAACTGGGCCACCTGCGGCCGGGGGACCGGCCCCGCCTGACCGGCCTGCTCACGGCCGAGTTCCACGGCGACCCCGACCTGCCCGAGACCCCGGGCCGGGTACGGGCGATCCAGGTCCTTCGGCAGGGCTACGCCGAGATGGCGCCGGGTTCGCTCACCCGGGAGCCGGTCCCCGGGGAACGGTCGCTGCGGTCGGTGCGGGAGTGCCCGAAGTGGTTCGCGGACGCCGACGCGGGCGTGATCGTGACCCTGGAGGTACCGGGCACGGACTCCCGGCTGTCCCACGCGGTGCGCGAGGCCCGGGGCCAGGGCCTTCCGCACGCGGGCACGGCACCGGGCGCGGAGATGACGGGCCTGGCGCCGGCCGCGTCGGCCGAGCTGCTGGAGACCCTGAGCACGGTCCCGGAACCGGGATGA
- a CDS encoding PhzF family phenazine biosynthesis protein — MTDYDVLRVFCGPTGGYGNELGVVREGSVIPERSDRQAFAAKLGFSETVFVDDPERGVIDIYTPTLRLPFAGHPCVGTAWLLDVPELVTPAGVVGARLDGEFSWIEARAEWAPPRTLRQYATAAEVDGLDVPAPGEWVYAWAWEDEAAGRVRARGFPGRDDGIDEDEATGAAALLLTDRLGRALNITQGAGSQILTAPQPGGWVEVGGRVFLER, encoded by the coding sequence GTGACTGACTACGACGTCCTCCGCGTCTTCTGCGGCCCGACCGGTGGATACGGCAACGAACTCGGCGTCGTCCGCGAGGGCTCCGTGATCCCCGAGCGGAGCGACCGGCAGGCGTTCGCCGCGAAGCTCGGTTTCAGCGAGACCGTGTTCGTGGACGACCCCGAGCGCGGGGTCATCGACATCTACACGCCGACCCTGCGCCTGCCCTTCGCCGGTCACCCCTGCGTCGGGACGGCCTGGCTGCTCGACGTGCCCGAACTGGTCACCCCGGCGGGCGTGGTGGGCGCGCGGCTGGACGGGGAGTTCAGCTGGATCGAGGCGCGCGCGGAGTGGGCCCCGCCGCGCACCCTGCGGCAGTACGCGACGGCCGCCGAAGTGGACGGCCTGGACGTACCGGCACCCGGTGAGTGGGTCTACGCCTGGGCGTGGGAGGACGAGGCAGCCGGCCGGGTCCGGGCCCGCGGCTTCCCCGGCCGTGACGACGGCATCGACGAGGACGAGGCCACGGGCGCGGCGGCGCTGCTCCTCACGGACCGCCTGGGCCGCGCCCTCAACATCACGCAGGGCGCCGGGTCGCAGATTCTCACGGCGCCGCAGCCGGGAGGCTGGGTGGAGGTCGGCGGCCGAGTGTTCCTGGAGCGCTAG
- the map gene encoding type I methionyl aminopeptidase, whose amino-acid sequence MSGQSLLVPGELSPTRSVPGNIRRPEYVGKPAPTPYTGPEVQTPETVEAMRVAGRIAARAMAEAAKIIAPGVTTDELDRVAHEYMCDHGAYPSTLGYRNFPKSLCTSVNEVICHGIPDSTVLRDGDIINLDVTAYIGGVHGDNNATYLVGDVDEESRLLVERTRESLNRAIKAVKPGRQINVIGRVIESYAKRFGYGVVRDFTGHGINSSFHSGLIIPHYDSPHATTVIQPGMTFTIEPMLTLGTHEYDMWDDGWTVVTKDRKRTAQFEHTLVVTETGTEILTLP is encoded by the coding sequence ATGTCTGGCCAGTCGCTGCTTGTCCCAGGGGAGCTCTCCCCCACCCGTTCCGTGCCCGGAAACATCCGTCGCCCCGAGTATGTCGGCAAGCCCGCGCCGACGCCGTACACGGGTCCGGAGGTGCAGACCCCGGAGACCGTCGAGGCGATGCGCGTCGCCGGCCGTATCGCCGCGCGGGCGATGGCCGAGGCGGCGAAGATCATCGCGCCGGGTGTGACGACGGACGAACTGGACAGGGTGGCGCACGAGTACATGTGCGACCACGGCGCCTACCCCTCCACGCTCGGCTACCGCAACTTCCCCAAGTCCCTGTGCACGAGCGTCAACGAGGTGATCTGCCACGGCATCCCCGACTCCACGGTCCTGCGCGACGGCGACATCATCAACCTCGACGTGACGGCGTACATCGGCGGGGTGCACGGCGACAACAACGCCACGTACCTGGTGGGTGACGTGGACGAGGAGAGCCGCCTGCTGGTGGAGCGCACCCGCGAGTCCCTGAACCGGGCGATCAAGGCGGTCAAGCCGGGCCGCCAGATCAACGTCATCGGCCGCGTGATCGAGTCGTACGCCAAGCGCTTCGGCTACGGCGTGGTCCGCGACTTCACCGGCCACGGCATCAACTCGTCCTTCCACTCGGGCCTGATCATCCCGCACTACGACAGCCCGCACGCGACGACGGTGATCCAGCCCGGGATGACCTTCACGATCGAGCCGATGCTGACGCTCGGCACGCACGAGTACGACATGTGGGACGACGGCTGGACGGTCGTCACGAAAGACCGCAAGCGCACCGCGCAGTTCGAGCACACGCTGGTGGTGACGGAGACGGGGACGGAGATCCTCACCCTCCCCTGA
- the npdG gene encoding NADPH-dependent F420 reductase, with the protein MTSTDSAQQPAETPVKAPAKDPWDLPDVSGLVVGVLGGTGPQGKGLAYRLAKAGQKVIIGSRAADRAESAAEELGHGVEGADNAECARRSDIVIVAVPWEGHGKTLESLREELAGKLVVDCVNPLGFDKKGAYALKPEEGSAAEQAAALLPDSRVTAAFHHLSAVLLQDPEVDEIDTDVMVLGEARADVEIVQALAGRIPGMRGIFAGRLRNAHQVESLVANLISVNRRYKAHAGLRVTDV; encoded by the coding sequence ATGACCTCTACCGACAGTGCACAGCAGCCCGCCGAGACTCCCGTGAAGGCCCCCGCCAAGGACCCCTGGGACCTCCCCGACGTCTCCGGGCTCGTCGTCGGCGTGCTCGGCGGCACCGGGCCGCAGGGCAAGGGCCTCGCCTACCGGCTCGCCAAGGCCGGGCAGAAGGTGATCATCGGCTCGCGAGCCGCTGACCGCGCCGAGTCCGCCGCCGAGGAGCTCGGGCACGGTGTCGAGGGCGCCGACAACGCCGAGTGCGCGCGGCGCAGCGACATCGTGATCGTCGCGGTGCCGTGGGAGGGCCACGGCAAGACGTTGGAGTCCCTGCGTGAGGAGCTGGCCGGCAAGCTGGTCGTCGACTGCGTCAACCCGCTCGGCTTCGACAAGAAGGGCGCCTACGCGCTGAAGCCGGAGGAGGGCAGCGCCGCCGAGCAGGCCGCCGCCCTGCTGCCTGACTCGCGGGTGACGGCGGCCTTCCACCACCTGTCGGCCGTACTGCTCCAGGACCCGGAGGTCGACGAGATCGACACCGATGTGATGGTGCTCGGGGAGGCACGCGCGGACGTGGAGATCGTCCAGGCGCTGGCCGGCCGTATCCCCGGCATGCGCGGCATCTTCGCGGGGCGGCTACGCAACGCCCACCAGGTGGAGTCGCTGGTCGCGAACCTGATCTCGGTGAACCGGCGCTACAAGGCGCACGCGGGGCTCCGCGTCACGGACGTGTGA
- a CDS encoding MFS transporter: MTDDSPTASPAPPPPPSRLRAVLPDLAPWRASADFRRLWLAGLISSFGSFLTFVALPVQIKELTGSAAAVGAIGAVELVPLVVFGLYGGALADALDKRKLIVWTEAGQAVLSAALLVNALLPSPAVWPLYVVAALSSALVSVQRPALDALLPRIVAHDHLPAAASLNALRWQVGGVAGPALAGVVVAYAGLGWAYGADLLTFVVSVLLALGIADSPASHEAAKPSLKTIAEGARYAWSRKELLGTYVIDIAAMLFAMPLAVLPFLADELNAPWALGLMYSAVPAGAMLVSLTSGWTSRVHRHGRVVVLSAALWGVAIAAAGVCGNVWLVLLFLTAGGAADMVSGIFRGVMWNQTIPDELRGRLAGIELLSYSVGPQLGQTYVGGVAAWQGVRTSVWSGGLLCVGAVGLLALCLPKLLTYDARTNEHAVRLRERRAAATAPAPAEG, from the coding sequence GTGACGGACGACTCCCCCACCGCTTCCCCAGCTCCCCCGCCCCCTCCCTCCCGCCTCCGTGCCGTACTCCCCGACCTCGCCCCCTGGCGGGCCTCCGCCGACTTCCGGAGGTTGTGGCTGGCGGGCCTGATCTCCTCCTTCGGCAGTTTCCTGACGTTCGTCGCGCTGCCGGTGCAGATCAAGGAGCTGACCGGGTCCGCCGCGGCGGTCGGCGCGATCGGGGCCGTGGAGCTGGTGCCGCTGGTCGTGTTCGGGCTGTACGGCGGCGCGCTTGCCGACGCGCTCGACAAGCGGAAGCTGATCGTGTGGACGGAGGCCGGGCAGGCGGTGCTGAGCGCGGCGCTGCTGGTCAACGCCCTGCTGCCGAGCCCCGCCGTCTGGCCGCTGTACGTCGTCGCCGCCCTGTCCTCCGCACTCGTCTCGGTCCAACGCCCCGCCCTGGACGCCCTGTTGCCCCGGATCGTGGCCCACGACCACCTCCCGGCCGCCGCCTCGCTGAACGCCCTGCGCTGGCAGGTCGGCGGGGTCGCGGGCCCGGCGCTGGCCGGCGTGGTCGTCGCGTACGCGGGGCTCGGCTGGGCGTATGGCGCGGATCTGCTGACCTTCGTCGTCTCCGTCCTGCTCGCGCTCGGCATCGCCGACTCCCCCGCCTCGCACGAGGCCGCGAAGCCGTCCCTCAAGACGATCGCCGAGGGTGCCCGCTACGCCTGGAGCCGCAAGGAGTTGCTGGGCACCTACGTCATCGACATCGCGGCGATGCTCTTCGCGATGCCGCTCGCCGTACTGCCCTTCCTCGCGGACGAGTTGAACGCCCCCTGGGCGCTCGGCCTGATGTACTCGGCGGTCCCGGCCGGCGCGATGCTGGTGAGCCTGACCAGCGGCTGGACCTCGCGGGTGCACCGGCACGGGCGGGTCGTCGTCCTGTCGGCCGCGCTGTGGGGCGTGGCGATCGCGGCCGCCGGTGTCTGCGGGAACGTATGGCTGGTGCTGCTGTTCCTGACCGCCGGCGGCGCCGCCGACATGGTCAGCGGCATCTTCCGGGGGGTGATGTGGAACCAGACGATCCCGGACGAGCTGCGGGGGCGGCTCGCCGGGATCGAGCTGCTGTCGTACTCGGTCGGCCCGCAGCTCGGCCAGACCTACGTGGGCGGCGTGGCCGCCTGGCAGGGCGTGCGCACCTCCGTCTGGTCGGGCGGGCTGCTGTGCGTGGGCGCGGTGGGGCTGCTGGCGCTGTGCCTGCCGAAGCTGCTGACGTACGACGCGCGGACGAACGAGCACGCGGTACGGCTGCGGGAGCGGCGGGCGGCGGCGACCGCGCCGGCGCCCGCGGAAGGTTGA
- a CDS encoding site-2 protease family protein: MTTAITRSGDRRISAVFVGILAVTAVTGWATWTGFAEQPGLAVFLFVTAAWIVSLCLHEYAHARTALHSGDISVGAKGYLTLNPLKYTHALLSIVLPVIFVIMGGIGLPGGAVFIERGRIRGRWRHSLISAAGPLTNVLFAVVCTAPFWLDALDGVPRGFRFALAFLALLQVTAAILNFLPVPGLDGYGVIEPWLSYNVKRQVEPFAPFGLLFVFALLWVPEINSVFFDMIDAVLRTLGISDFDTYCGFDLFRFWRDTNELCSISS, encoded by the coding sequence ATGACCACCGCGATCACCCGCTCCGGCGACCGGCGGATCAGCGCCGTCTTCGTCGGGATCCTGGCCGTCACGGCGGTGACGGGCTGGGCCACCTGGACCGGCTTCGCCGAGCAGCCCGGCCTCGCCGTGTTCCTGTTCGTGACCGCCGCCTGGATCGTGTCCCTGTGTCTGCACGAGTACGCACACGCGCGTACCGCCCTGCACAGCGGCGACATCTCGGTCGGCGCGAAGGGCTATCTCACCCTCAACCCGCTGAAGTACACGCACGCGCTGCTCAGCATCGTGCTTCCGGTCATCTTCGTGATCATGGGCGGCATCGGTCTCCCCGGCGGTGCCGTCTTCATCGAGCGCGGGCGGATCCGGGGGCGCTGGCGGCACAGTCTGATCTCGGCGGCGGGGCCCTTGACCAACGTCCTGTTCGCCGTGGTGTGCACCGCCCCGTTCTGGCTGGACGCGCTCGACGGCGTCCCCCGGGGCTTCCGCTTCGCGCTCGCCTTCCTCGCCCTGCTCCAGGTCACGGCGGCGATCCTGAACTTCCTGCCGGTCCCGGGCCTGGACGGCTACGGCGTGATCGAGCCCTGGCTGTCGTACAACGTCAAGCGCCAGGTGGAGCCGTTCGCCCCGTTCGGCCTGCTGTTCGTGTTCGCGCTGCTGTGGGTGCCGGAGATCAACAGCGTGTTCTTCGACATGATCGACGCGGTGCTGCGCACCCTGGGCATCAGCGACTTCGACACGTACTGCGGCTTCGACCTGTTCCGCTTCTGGCGGGACACGAACGAGCTGTGCTCGATCAGCTCGTGA
- a CDS encoding exo-alpha-sialidase, with product MTETSVPFRAGREGYASFRIPAVVATSAGTLLAFCEGRVESAADHGQIDIVLKRSTDGGRTWGPLTVAADNNWHLAGNPAPVVLDTGRILLVYIRNHATATEAAILRGEVSDADGRRIWVRYSDDDGVTWSSSKEITAQVKKPGWRWYATTPGHAIQLSTGRVVVAANHTIPPTGDDLGNEARYNSGHCLLSDDRGATWRIGYIDENTDGYVNVNETTAAELPDGRVYFNTRNDSPSPGNRADAYSADGGATLVKPFRPQAGLTAPICEGSVLQLRDPDVLLFSGPADPAARALMTIRASTDSGITWRSAHTVDGLPAAYSDLVRIDDGTVGLLYETGDFGPYETITFRRVPVTQLT from the coding sequence ATGACCGAGACCAGCGTCCCCTTCCGTGCGGGCCGGGAGGGGTATGCCTCCTTCCGTATCCCGGCCGTCGTCGCCACCTCCGCCGGAACGCTCCTCGCGTTCTGCGAGGGCCGGGTCGAGTCCGCCGCCGACCACGGGCAGATCGACATCGTGCTCAAGCGGTCGACGGACGGCGGCCGCACCTGGGGCCCCCTGACGGTGGCCGCCGACAACAACTGGCACCTCGCGGGCAACCCCGCCCCCGTCGTCCTCGACACCGGCCGCATCCTGCTCGTCTACATCCGCAACCACGCCACCGCCACCGAGGCCGCCATCCTGCGCGGCGAGGTCAGCGACGCCGACGGCCGCCGGATCTGGGTCCGGTACAGCGACGACGACGGCGTCACCTGGTCGAGCTCGAAGGAGATCACCGCGCAGGTGAAGAAGCCGGGGTGGCGCTGGTACGCCACCACGCCCGGCCACGCCATCCAGCTGAGCACCGGCCGGGTCGTCGTCGCCGCCAACCACACGATCCCGCCCACCGGCGACGACCTCGGCAACGAGGCCAGGTACAACAGCGGCCACTGCCTGCTCAGCGACGACCGGGGCGCCACCTGGCGCATCGGCTACATCGACGAGAACACCGACGGCTACGTCAACGTCAACGAGACCACCGCCGCCGAACTCCCCGACGGCCGCGTCTACTTCAACACCCGCAACGACTCCCCGTCCCCCGGCAACCGCGCCGACGCCTACTCCGCCGACGGCGGCGCGACCCTGGTGAAGCCCTTCCGCCCGCAGGCCGGCCTGACCGCCCCCATCTGCGAGGGCAGCGTCCTGCAACTGCGCGACCCCGACGTCCTGCTCTTCTCCGGCCCCGCCGACCCCGCCGCCCGTGCCCTGATGACGATCCGCGCCTCCACCGACAGCGGCATCACCTGGCGGTCCGCGCACACGGTGGACGGTCTGCCCGCCGCGTACTCGGACCTCGTACGGATCGACGACGGGACGGTCGGACTCCTCTACGAGACCGGCGACTTCGGCCCGTACGAGACCATCACCTTCCGGCGGGTGCCCGTGACGCAGCTCACCTGA